From Bradyrhizobium sp. NDS-1, the proteins below share one genomic window:
- a CDS encoding TldD/PmbA family protein, with the protein MNSSPSSTLSPKANRDLFDQSALSDLAQRLVEAARRAGADAADAVAVRGVSQGVEVRDGRVEESERSEGDDVGLRVLVGQRQAVVSTNDVSGDAVTKLAERAVAMARVAPDDKYVGLADPALLARDFPDLDLLDPDVPATSELERRALAAEAAALGVKGVTKSGGASASAGIGGMVLVTSTGFHGSYLRSSQGISATAISGEGTGMERDYDFTSAPHAADLLSPDAVGRSAGERTVARSNPRKVETCKVPVVFDPRVAGSLVGHVVGAINGASIARKTSFLKDKLGQQLFAKNIRIIDDPLRKRGLRSQTFDAEGVAVKKIALVDEGVLTTWLLDCATARELGLTTTGHAHRGVSSSPSPGPYNLHLEPGTPSPAELISDIKQGFYVTDLIGSGVNGVTGDYSRGASGFWIENGEITYPVSEVTIAGHLFEIFKSMQPANNLEFRYGINAPTVRIEGLTLGGR; encoded by the coding sequence GTGAACTCTTCACCAAGCTCAACGCTTTCGCCTAAAGCCAATCGCGACCTGTTCGATCAGTCCGCGCTCTCCGATCTCGCGCAGCGGCTGGTGGAGGCTGCCAGGCGCGCCGGCGCGGACGCGGCCGATGCGGTCGCGGTGCGCGGCGTCTCGCAAGGTGTCGAGGTGCGCGACGGCCGCGTCGAGGAATCCGAGCGGTCCGAGGGCGATGATGTCGGTCTGCGCGTGCTGGTCGGCCAGCGCCAGGCGGTGGTCTCGACCAACGACGTCAGCGGCGATGCCGTCACCAAGCTCGCCGAACGCGCGGTCGCGATGGCGCGCGTTGCGCCCGACGACAAATATGTCGGCCTCGCCGATCCCGCGCTGCTCGCGCGCGACTTCCCCGATCTCGATCTGCTCGATCCCGACGTGCCTGCCACCAGCGAGCTCGAGCGCCGCGCGCTCGCGGCCGAAGCTGCGGCGCTCGGCGTGAAGGGCGTCACGAAATCCGGCGGCGCCTCCGCTTCCGCCGGCATCGGCGGCATGGTGCTCGTCACCTCGACCGGGTTTCACGGCTCTTATCTGCGCTCCAGCCAGGGCATCTCGGCCACCGCCATCTCGGGCGAAGGCACCGGCATGGAGCGCGACTACGACTTTACCTCGGCACCGCATGCCGCCGACCTGTTGTCCCCGGACGCCGTCGGCCGTTCCGCCGGCGAGCGCACGGTGGCGCGCTCCAATCCGCGCAAGGTGGAGACCTGCAAGGTGCCGGTCGTGTTCGATCCGCGCGTCGCCGGCTCCCTGGTCGGCCATGTCGTCGGCGCCATCAACGGCGCCTCGATCGCGCGCAAGACCAGCTTCCTGAAGGACAAGCTCGGCCAGCAGCTGTTCGCGAAGAACATCCGCATCATCGACGATCCCCTGCGCAAGCGCGGCCTGCGCTCGCAGACCTTCGACGCCGAAGGCGTCGCGGTGAAGAAGATCGCGCTGGTCGACGAGGGCGTGCTGACGACCTGGCTGCTCGACTGCGCCACCGCGCGCGAGCTCGGCCTCACCACCACCGGCCACGCCCATCGCGGCGTGTCGTCTTCGCCGTCGCCCGGCCCTTACAATCTTCATCTCGAGCCCGGCACACCGAGCCCGGCCGAGCTGATCTCCGACATCAAGCAGGGATTTTACGTCACCGATCTGATCGGCTCCGGCGTCAACGGCGTCACCGGCGATTACAGCCGCGGCGCCTCCGGCTTCTGGATCGAGAACGGCGAGATCACCTATCCCGTCAGCGAGGTGACAATCGCGGGCCACCTGTTCGAAATCTTCAAGTCGATGCAGCCGGCGAACAATCTCGAGTTCCGCTACGGCATCAATGCGCCGACGGTGCGCATCGAGGGTTTGACGCTTGGCGGACGTTGA